The following are encoded in a window of Microcaecilia unicolor chromosome 14, aMicUni1.1, whole genome shotgun sequence genomic DNA:
- the GUCY2D gene encoding retinal guanylyl cyclase 1, with protein MSIKHYHFHDFLLMLSNHPRWALCYCLRICHEWDYKWAHGIFFFFILFFPCHVQTATFKVGIIGPWTCDPILAKALPELAAKLAVSHINKNSSLNQGLWFDYIMFDEDCRTSRALAEFVNMENYASGFVGPVNPGYCTAAGLFGKNWNKAIVSWACLNLDNEAGSATTFARPLPLSSSILFTVLKFFQWAHVAIVTSMQDLWLETGQELATSLRGFGLPVNVVVAMETNPRGAHEALKHIQRAYKVRVIVMCMHSVLIGGEDQKILLEKADDLRMTDGSFVFIPYDTLHYSLPYHEVPYRLLANNSRLRRAYDAVLTITIDSGKWSFYQAFKKAQKDYKILVQGDIEPTEVSPLFGTIYNSIYFLAKAVERTWAEGEWVMGTNIAQHARSIRVEGFSHSISVNEDGELLLDYILLDTDGKGALLRPTYSIHVAEGKLRYIDEIHFPHSFSPGADSDCWFHTDTICTGGVDPTFMLLVFILIAGLILSGAFLALYLRRRIQQAKLLKGPNKIILTLEDLAFINTQTSKKKVLENSLTCLSRRSTGELKSNKSPRHSTSRKSTTATLQTSSVAIFEGDWVWLKKFPGEKHSEIKPATKTVFCKLRDLRHENVNLYLGFFHDCGVSAIVSEHCSRGSLEDLIRNLDIKLDWMFKSSLLLDLIKGLKYLHHREVAHGRLKSRNCVVDGRFVLKVTDYGYSELLDAQKVARAEPRPGDLFWMAPELLRDPVLEHRGTFKGDIYSFSIIMQEVILRGAPFCMLELPAEEIIKKVRKPPPLCRPSVSVDQAPIECIQLMKQCWSEQPDRRLTIDQIFDQFKSINKGRKTNIIDSMLRMLEQYSSNLEDLIRERTEELEVEKQKTDKLLTQMLPPSVAEALKMGIPVEPEYFDQVTIYFSDIVGFTTISAMSEPIEVVDLLNDLYTLFDAIISSHDVYKVETIGDAYMVASGLPKRNGNRHAAEIANMSLDILSSVGSFKMRHMPEVPVRIRIGLHSGPCVAGVVGHMMPRYCLFGDTVNTASRMESTGLPYRIHVNMSTVKILQALQEGFKMEVRGKTELKGKGIEDTYWLTGRVGFDKPIPTPPDLLPGTSNHGISLAEIPESRRKKLEKEQSRVQKHKLN; from the exons ATGTCCATTAAGCACTACCATTTCCATGACTTCTTGCTGATGCTATCCAACCACCCCAGGTGGGCTTTGTGCTACTGCTTGAGAATCTGCCACGAGTGGGATTACAAATGGGCTCATggtatcttcttcttcttcatatTATTCTTTCCGTGCCATGTCCAGACAGCCACCTTCAAAGTTGGCATCATAGGCCCTTGGACTTGTGACCCCATCTTAGCCAAGGCCCTGCCTGAGCTAGCCGCCAAGCTTGCTGTGAGTCACATTAACAAAAATTCATCTTTGAACCAAGGCCTCTGGTTTGATTACATCATGTTCGATGAGGACTGCCGGACCTCCCGAGCCTTGGCTGAATTTGTAAACATGGAGAACTATGCCTCAGGTTTTGTAGGCCCTGTCAACCCTGGTTACTGCACCGCTGCCGGGCTCTTTGGGAAGAACTGGAACAAAGCCATTGTCTCCTGGGCCTGCCTCAATCTTGACAATGAGGCAGGAAGTGCCACCACCTTTGCTAGGCCTCTTCCACTCTCTTCAAGCATTCTTTTCACTGTGCTCAAGTTCTTCCAGTGGGCCCATGTTGCCATAGTGACATCAATGCAAGATCTCTGGCTGGAGACAGGACAGGAACTGGCCACTTCCCTCCGTGGCTTTGGCCTGCCAGTCAATGTTGTGGTTGCTATGGAGACAAATCCCAGAGGGGCTCACGAAGCCCTAAAACACATCCAGAGGGCCTACAAAgtaagag TGATTGTCATGTGCATGCATTCGGTACTGATTGGTGGGGAAGATCAAAAGATATTGCTAGAGAAGGCAGATGACCTCAGGATGACAGATGGATCCTTCGTCTTCATACCCTATGATACACTACATTACAGCCTTCCATATCATGAGGTGCCCTACCGCCTCCTGGCCAACAACTCCAGGCTTCGGCGGGCCTATGATGCTGTACTGACCATCACCATTGACTCCGGCAAATGGAGCTTCTACCAAGCGTTCAAAAAAGCTCAGAAGGACTACAAGATCCTAGTCCAAGGCGATATTGAGCCAACTGAG GTTTCTCCACTCTTTGGAACAATATACAACTCCATCTACTTTCTGGCTAAGGCAGTGGAACGCACCTGGGCAGAGGGAGAGTGGGTGATGGGTACCAATATTGCTCAGCATGCCAGGTCCATCAGAGTAGAAGGCTTCAGCCATTCCATATCCGTGAATGAGGATGGAGAGCTTCTGCTAGATTACATCCTGCTGGACACGGACGGAAAGGGAGCTTTGCTGAGGCCTACTTACAGCATCCATGTAGCTGAAGGCAAGCTGAGATATATCGATGAGATTCACTTCCCACACAGCTTCAGCCCTGGAGCGGACTCAGATTGTTGGTTCCACACGGACACCATCTGCACTGGAG GTGTGGATCCTACTTTCATGCTGCTGGTCTTTATCCTGATTGCTGGACTGATCCTGAGCGGAGCTTTCCTTGCACTTTACCTCAG GCGTCGCATCCAGCAGGCAAAACTGCTGAAGGGGCCAAACAAGATCATCCTAACCTTGGAAGATTTGGCTTTTATCAACACCCAGACTAGCAAGAAG AAAGTGTTGGAGAACAGCCTCACATGCCTTTCGAGGAGAAGTACCGGTGAGCTAAAAAGCAACAAGAGCCCGCGTCACTCCACCTCTAGGAAGAGCACCACTGCCACACTCCAGACATCCAGTGTGGCCATCTTTGAG GGGGACTGGGTCTGGCTTAAGAAGTTCCCGGGAGAGAAGCACAGTGAAATTAAACCTGCCACGAAGACCGTCTTCTGCAAG CTTCGAGACCTGCGGCACGAGAACGTGAACCTGTACCTGGGCTTCTTCCACGATTGTGGGGTCTCCGCCATTGTGTCCGAGCACTGCTCCCGCGGCAGCCTGGAAGACCTGATCCGCAACCTTGATATAAAGTTGGACTGGATGTTCAAGTCTTCACTCCTGCTAGACCTCATCAAG GGTCTCAAGTATCTCCATCACCGGGAAGTGGCCCACGGTCGTCTCAAATCCCGAAACTGCGTTGTGGATGGAAGGTTCGTACTGAAAGTGACCGACTATGGCTACAGTGAACTTCTGGATGCGCAAAAGGTCGCAAGGGCAGAGCCCAGGCCTGGAG ACCTGTTCTGGATGGCACCAGAACTGCTGCGAGATCCTGTGCTGGAGCATCGGGGCACCTTTAAGGGCGACATCTACAGCTTCTCAATCATCATGCAAGAGGTGAtcctgcgcggggcccccttctGTATGCTGGAGCTCCCCGCGGAAG AGATAATAAAGAAGGTACGTAAACCACCACCGCTTTGCCGGCCCTCCGTGTCTGTGGACCAGGCACCCATCGAGtgcatccagctgatgaaacagTGCTGGAGTGAGCAACCTGACCGCAGGCTCACCATTGACCAGATATTTGATCAG ttTAAGAGTATAAACAAAGGCCGGAAAACAAACATCATTGATTCGATGCTGCGGATGCTGGAGCAGTATTCCAGCAACCTGGAAGATCTGATCCGGGAGCGCACGGAAGAGCTGGAGGTGGAGAAACAGAAGACGGACAAACTCTTAACACAAATGCTGCCCCC ATCAGTAGCAGAAGCCCTGAAGATGGGAATCCCGGTAGAGCCAGAATACTTTGACCAGGTGACGATCTATTTCAGTGACATTGTGGGTTTCACCACCATCTCAGCCATGAGTGAGCCTATTGAGGTCGTCGACCTTCTCAATGACCTGTACACGCTTTTTGACGCCATCATCAGCTCCCACGATGTCTACAAG GTGGAGACCATTGGTGACGCTTACATGGTGGCATCGGGGTTGCCCAAACGCAACGGGAATCGTCACGCAGCCGAGATCGCTAACATGTCTTTAGACATCCTCAGCTCTGTGGGCTCCTTCAAGATGAGGCACATGCCCGAAGTGCCAGTGCGCATCCGGATTGGGCTGCACTCAG GGCCCTGCGTTGCTGGCGTTGTGGGCCATATGATGCCTCGGTACTGTCTCTTTGGAGACACGGTCAACACGGCTTCCCGCATGGAGTCCACAGGCCTGC CTTATCGAATTCATGTCAACATGAGCACTGTAAAAATCCTACAGGCTCTGCAGGAAGGATTCAAGATGGAAGTGAGGGGGAAGACAGAGCTAAAG ggtAAGGGTATAGAGGATACTTACTGGCTGACAGGCAGAGTCGGGTTTGATAAGCCAATCCCAACACCACCCGATCTTCTCCCAGG CACCAGCAACCATGGGATTAGCCTTGCTGAGATCCCCGAATCTCGGAGGAAAAAGCTGGAGAAAGAACAAAGCAGGGTCCAGAAACACAAGCTGAACTGA